A region of Solibacillus isronensis DNA encodes the following proteins:
- a CDS encoding phosphoribosylanthranilate isomerase — MTKVKICGLKEIEHVETAVKAGADFIGFMFAPSKRRITVEEAVELAKAIPGTVKKVGVFVNEEPATIRQIAKEVGLDYIQYHGDETPEQIQVIGLPAIKAFSIRSEEDVTRAATYDVDYYLFDAPGTDFRGGSGKSFDWMLLDKVKIPLEKVILAGGLNEENVGLAIMLVEPFAVDVSSGVEVDGRKSSAAITNFIETAKGELIL, encoded by the coding sequence ATGACAAAAGTAAAAATTTGCGGTTTAAAAGAAATTGAACATGTAGAAACAGCTGTTAAAGCAGGTGCTGATTTTATCGGATTTATGTTTGCGCCCAGTAAACGACGCATTACGGTAGAGGAAGCAGTGGAACTGGCAAAGGCAATTCCGGGTACGGTCAAAAAAGTCGGGGTTTTTGTCAATGAAGAGCCAGCCACTATTCGTCAAATTGCAAAAGAAGTCGGACTCGATTATATCCAATATCACGGGGATGAAACGCCCGAACAGATTCAGGTAATCGGGCTGCCGGCAATTAAAGCATTCTCGATTCGTAGTGAAGAGGATGTGACACGTGCGGCGACATATGATGTGGACTACTATTTGTTCGATGCGCCTGGAACTGACTTCCGTGGAGGAAGCGGAAAGTCCTTTGACTGGATGCTGCTTGATAAAGTGAAAATTCCGCTTGAAAAGGTCATTTTGGCAGGTGGGCTAAATGAAGAAAATGTTGGACTGGCGATTATGCTTGTCGAGCCATTTGCAGTAGATGTTTCAAGTGGTGTAGAAGTAGATGGTCGAAAAAGTTCAGCAGCGATTACGAATTTTATTGAAACAGCAAAAGGAGAGTTGATTTTATGA
- the trpC gene encoding indole-3-glycerol phosphate synthase TrpC: protein MTILDRIIDQKKTELPQLLSTKPVFLTIDKARPSLYETLISANSLQVISEMKRASPSKGNIATEVDPVEQALQYEEAGAACISVLTERAFFKGSYADLNAVANAVDIPVLCKDFIIHEVQIDYAKAAGASVVLLIVAALTDDQLKSLYAYATEQQLEVLVEVHDADELKRALAIGANIIGVNNRNLKTFDVSLSATLEIAQLLPPSPIAFISESGILGPEDAQFVANAGAKGILVGEALMRSGDVKNSLKALKIDITAKVGENR from the coding sequence ATGACGATTTTAGACCGTATTATTGACCAAAAAAAGACTGAGCTGCCACAATTGCTTTCGACAAAGCCTGTGTTTTTAACAATTGATAAGGCCCGCCCTTCTTTATACGAAACACTGATATCGGCCAATTCATTGCAAGTAATTTCGGAAATGAAGCGTGCCTCCCCTTCTAAAGGCAATATTGCGACGGAAGTCGACCCTGTTGAGCAAGCCTTACAATATGAAGAAGCAGGTGCTGCCTGTATTTCCGTATTGACAGAACGCGCATTTTTTAAAGGGAGCTATGCGGATTTAAATGCAGTTGCAAATGCTGTGGACATACCGGTTTTATGTAAAGACTTCATCATTCATGAAGTGCAGATCGACTATGCGAAGGCTGCCGGCGCATCAGTTGTCCTGTTGATTGTCGCAGCATTAACAGATGATCAGCTGAAATCCCTTTATGCCTATGCGACAGAACAACAGCTAGAAGTGCTTGTTGAAGTACACGATGCCGATGAATTAAAGCGTGCCCTTGCCATTGGAGCAAACATCATCGGAGTGAATAACCGGAATCTGAAAACATTCGATGTTTCACTGTCGGCAACGCTTGAAATTGCACAGCTTCTTCCTCCATCACCGATAGCATTTATTAGTGAAAGCGGAATTTTAGGTCCGGAAGATGCACAGTTTGTGGCGAATGCTGGCGCAAAAGGTATATTAGTCGGCGAAGCATTAATGCGCAGCGGCGACGTCAAAAATTCACTTAAAGCACTAAAAATCGACATAACAGCAAAGGTTGGCGAAAATCGATGA
- the trpD gene encoding anthranilate phosphoribosyltransferase, whose protein sequence is MSLLPYIEQIERKEHLVFEEMQQAAQLIFSEQTPKEQIASFLTAMSTKGETAHEVAGLASVMKSHAVAVDVPEGIYIDNCGTGGDGLQSFNISTTSAFVLAGGGISVAKHGNRKVSSASGSSDVLEALGITLLPNIEQTSELLKQHGIAFLHAPNMHPKLKRIGEVRQAIGKPTIFNLVGPLTNPVPLKTQFVGINRPNFTTDYAEVLHMLGRERAIVVSGAQGMDEASLDGENTFVLLDRGDMIPFKLRAEDVGLAAQPLSAIRGGTPAENADIMRDLLKGKQSVYFDTVLLNAGIGFFAYGLAETMKEGIDMAKDSIMSGRAYEKLENIVAYSQKQMQEEPVK, encoded by the coding sequence ATGTCTTTACTTCCATACATTGAACAGATTGAGCGAAAAGAGCACTTAGTTTTTGAGGAAATGCAGCAGGCAGCACAGCTTATTTTTAGTGAGCAAACACCGAAAGAACAGATTGCCTCATTTTTAACGGCGATGAGTACAAAAGGAGAAACAGCACATGAAGTTGCTGGCTTAGCTTCTGTTATGAAATCACATGCAGTTGCTGTCGACGTACCCGAAGGCATTTATATCGATAATTGCGGTACAGGCGGCGATGGACTTCAAAGCTTCAATATTAGTACGACTTCCGCTTTTGTATTGGCAGGCGGCGGCATTTCAGTAGCAAAGCACGGCAACCGAAAAGTATCGAGTGCTTCAGGTAGTTCGGATGTGTTGGAGGCACTTGGCATTACACTGCTGCCAAATATCGAGCAAACATCCGAGTTGCTCAAACAGCACGGTATCGCCTTCTTACATGCTCCAAACATGCATCCGAAATTAAAACGGATTGGTGAAGTACGACAGGCAATCGGCAAGCCGACGATTTTCAATTTAGTCGGTCCCCTAACAAACCCTGTTCCGCTAAAAACACAGTTTGTCGGCATTAACCGACCGAACTTCACGACCGATTATGCGGAAGTGCTCCATATGCTAGGACGTGAACGTGCAATCGTCGTCTCTGGCGCACAAGGAATGGATGAAGCATCACTGGATGGTGAAAACACTTTTGTACTGTTAGACCGCGGAGACATGATTCCATTTAAACTTCGTGCTGAAGATGTCGGCTTAGCCGCACAGCCCCTTTCTGCAATTCGCGGCGGCACTCCTGCAGAAAATGCGGACATTATGCGTGACTTACTAAAAGGAAAACAAAGTGTGTATTTTGATACGGTTCTTTTAAATGCCGGCATTGGATTCTTTGCATACGGACTTGCCGAGACGATGAAGGAAGGTATCGATATGGCGAAAGACAGTATTATGTCAGGACGCGCTTATGAAAAATTAGAAAATATCGTTGCTTATAGCCAAAAACAGATGCAGGAGGAACCCGTAAAATGA
- a CDS encoding metal ABC transporter ATP-binding protein, which translates to MVVQQHFRTSMKKVNGDLLTPISIFQRLQGERKFLLESSSKYDGNGRYSFIGVNPRKTYIGTENQLLDRAHHSNKAYTYEGELIQLLKQVMPRISSHTEYPFTGGGIGYIHALQKPLPELQFHVYDTLVIFDHLTDEIAVFHTNIEAEQVEPNIDQLIEQLFTTPTPEQSSYTLQHVEKEENGRYRAQFTGEALSLYRKMRVEHAAPYMYYVEFDDCTVIGTSKSNYMQVRNGNISVTNDAPSIERYSTENSVQQLANITTSTLSPTLHAIDVVKGLLPAQGLIGYIGFNGQVDFTTPEQTIIIQGNVAQLHSEAEEEAPFHSLLKG; encoded by the coding sequence ATGGTAGTTCAGCAACATTTTCGTACATCAATGAAAAAAGTAAATGGGGATTTACTGACACCGATTTCTATTTTCCAGCGACTGCAAGGTGAACGGAAGTTTTTATTGGAAAGTTCCTCTAAATATGATGGCAATGGACGTTATTCGTTCATCGGTGTCAATCCGCGGAAAACGTATATCGGGACAGAAAATCAGCTTTTAGATCGTGCGCATCATTCCAATAAAGCCTACACATATGAAGGCGAGCTGATCCAACTATTAAAGCAAGTGATGCCACGTATTTCATCACATACAGAATATCCGTTTACAGGTGGCGGAATCGGCTATATTCACGCATTGCAAAAGCCATTACCTGAACTGCAGTTTCATGTTTACGATACACTCGTTATTTTTGATCATTTAACAGATGAAATCGCTGTTTTCCATACAAATATTGAAGCAGAGCAAGTAGAACCAAACATTGACCAATTGATTGAACAGCTGTTTACAACACCAACACCTGAACAGTCTTCCTATACATTACAACATGTCGAAAAAGAGGAAAATGGACGTTATCGCGCACAATTTACTGGAGAGGCCCTTTCCCTTTATCGAAAAATGCGTGTCGAACACGCTGCACCATATATGTACTATGTCGAATTTGATGATTGCACAGTAATCGGCACATCAAAATCAAACTACATGCAAGTACGGAACGGGAATATTTCCGTTACAAATGACGCACCGTCAATCGAACGCTATAGTACAGAAAATTCGGTGCAGCAGCTTGCCAATATTACAACAAGTACTTTAAGCCCTACCCTTCATGCCATCGATGTCGTGAAAGGGCTATTACCAGCACAAGGCTTGATCGGCTACATCGGCTTTAATGGTCAGGTCGATTTCACGACACCTGAACAAACGATAATAATTCAAGGAAATGTCGCACAGCTTCACTCGGAAGCAGAGGAAGAAGCGCCATTCCACTCTTTACTGAAAGGATGA